A genomic stretch from Desulfohalobium retbaense DSM 5692 includes:
- a CDS encoding ABC-ATPase domain-containing protein, with protein sequence MTTQNHLKNECERLDGKGYGAYKDLRGEYDLGECRVVVDHVQSDPYAPPSKVCVVMDRHRAGLPEELLANRVRHIALEDYLSRSVARVIQAEAGDKDRIEVDVGRQEILERTAVRIDAQTIELRLAVGLPARGRRILGRQAAYLLSALLPRIALRGLVFSGLDEETAFEHVWRAEDQEVLRQRIGELGCVGFVGNGARLARSSGVNDAPMQGEEVVPFSSPPELELAVDLPHAGRVYGMGIPAGVTVIVGGGYHGKSTLLRALERGVYNHVPGDGRDLVVTEPTAVKIRAEDGRAVRGVDISPFINALPNKQSTRSFATSNASGSTSQAANIMEALEAQSRLLLVDEDTSATNFMIRDSRMQALVAKEQEPITPFLDRIQELYTAFGVSTILVMGGSGDYLSEADTVLKLQTYEASVVTEEARAVMDRFPRQRRREISAPLTRRSSRLVASACLALGPRDKVRSKGTSQVTFGKSSIDLACVEQLLDPSQTRSVAAILRMLPAFLEPNGGQIREAVEEILAQVVKQGVDSLGAKRGRHPGDLAMVRSQEVLAAISRYRRLQLAAEGEGR encoded by the coding sequence ATGACAACGCAAAACCACCTCAAAAACGAATGTGAACGGCTCGATGGCAAGGGATACGGCGCGTATAAGGATTTGCGCGGCGAATATGATCTTGGGGAGTGCCGGGTCGTTGTCGACCATGTCCAAAGCGACCCCTATGCCCCGCCGAGCAAGGTCTGCGTGGTCATGGACCGGCACCGGGCGGGCCTGCCCGAGGAATTGCTGGCCAATCGGGTCCGTCATATCGCGTTGGAGGATTATCTGTCACGGAGTGTTGCCCGCGTCATCCAGGCGGAGGCAGGCGACAAGGACCGCATAGAGGTCGATGTCGGTAGGCAGGAAATTCTGGAGCGGACCGCGGTACGGATCGATGCACAAACAATAGAACTCCGGCTGGCAGTGGGGCTGCCCGCAAGGGGGCGCCGCATTCTGGGGCGTCAGGCCGCATATCTTCTCTCTGCTCTTCTGCCCCGAATCGCTCTCAGGGGGCTGGTTTTTTCCGGATTGGACGAGGAGACGGCCTTCGAGCACGTTTGGCGGGCCGAAGATCAGGAGGTCTTGCGTCAACGTATCGGCGAGCTGGGCTGCGTCGGATTTGTCGGCAATGGCGCTCGATTGGCCCGGTCCAGCGGCGTCAACGACGCCCCCATGCAAGGCGAGGAGGTTGTGCCGTTTTCCAGCCCGCCTGAACTGGAACTCGCCGTGGATCTGCCCCATGCCGGGCGGGTATATGGCATGGGGATCCCGGCCGGAGTCACCGTCATTGTTGGCGGCGGCTATCATGGCAAATCGACCTTGCTTCGAGCTCTCGAACGGGGCGTGTACAACCATGTGCCCGGGGACGGACGGGATCTGGTGGTCACCGAGCCCACAGCCGTCAAGATCCGGGCCGAGGACGGCCGGGCGGTGCGCGGCGTGGATATCAGTCCGTTTATCAACGCCTTGCCCAACAAGCAGTCGACGCGATCTTTCGCCACCTCCAATGCCAGCGGCAGCACCTCTCAGGCCGCAAATATCATGGAAGCCCTGGAAGCCCAGAGCCGATTGCTCCTGGTCGACGAGGACACCAGCGCCACGAATTTCATGATTCGCGACAGCCGGATGCAAGCCCTGGTAGCCAAGGAGCAGGAACCGATAACCCCTTTTCTTGACCGGATACAGGAATTGTATACGGCATTCGGGGTCTCCACGATTCTGGTCATGGGGGGCTCTGGGGACTACCTGAGCGAAGCGGACACGGTCTTGAAGCTGCAGACCTATGAGGCCAGCGTGGTGACCGAAGAGGCCCGGGCGGTCATGGACCGCTTCCCTCGACAACGGCGCCGTGAGATTTCTGCACCCCTCACGCGGAGATCATCTCGTCTGGTCGCCTCCGCCTGTCTGGCATTGGGGCCCCGAGACAAGGTCCGGAGCAAGGGCACCTCCCAGGTTACTTTTGGCAAGTCCTCGATTGACCTGGCGTGTGTGGAGCAACTGCTCGATCCGAGTCAGACCCGGTCGGTCGCCGCTATCCTCAGGATGTTGCCGGCCTTTTTGGAGCCAAACGGGGGACAAATTCGAGAAGCCGTGGAGGAGATCCTGGCGCAAGTGGTCAAGCAGGGGGTGGACAGTTTGGGGGCCAAGAGGGGCAGACATCCCGGGGATCTGGCCATGGTCCGGTCTCAGGAGGTCCTGGCGGCCATCAGCCGATACCGGCGGCTTCAGCTGGCAGCTGAAGGGGAGGGGAGATAA
- the wtpA gene encoding tungstate ABC transporter substrate-binding protein WtpA, whose protein sequence is MRKCLSLSLGLMAALCLCLAAGPVAAEPSGDVIIFHAGSLTVPFAKMEKEFEAAHPEVDILREGGGSTKMARMISDVGKTADIMASADYQVIDKSLIPDFASWNVRFASNQLVLCYTDKSQYADEITADNWYEILQRDGVVWGHSDPNLDPCGYRSLMVLQLAEKFHDKPGLYDRLIANRPEENVRPKSVELVSLLKTGNMDYAWEYRSVAVQHDLQFVTLDDHINLGNYKFDPFYKQAKVEVSGEEPGETMFRTGKSITYGITMTDDAPNPEAATAFLEYLFSKEGGLKVLKELGQPPFVPARVPSQKMYDILPTSLQDKVVVKQ, encoded by the coding sequence ATGCGAAAATGTCTTTCCCTTTCTCTCGGTCTTATGGCGGCGTTGTGCCTGTGCCTCGCTGCTGGTCCGGTTGCTGCCGAACCAAGCGGTGATGTGATCATCTTTCATGCGGGCAGCCTGACCGTGCCGTTTGCTAAGATGGAAAAGGAATTTGAAGCCGCGCATCCCGAAGTCGATATCCTGCGCGAAGGCGGCGGAAGTACCAAAATGGCCCGTATGATTTCCGACGTGGGCAAAACCGCTGACATTATGGCCTCTGCTGACTACCAGGTCATCGACAAGAGCCTGATCCCGGATTTTGCCTCCTGGAACGTGCGTTTCGCCAGCAACCAATTGGTGCTGTGCTATACGGACAAGAGCCAATATGCCGACGAGATCACGGCTGACAACTGGTACGAGATCCTGCAACGCGACGGTGTGGTCTGGGGGCATTCGGACCCCAACCTCGATCCTTGTGGCTACCGGTCGTTGATGGTGTTGCAGCTTGCGGAGAAGTTCCATGACAAGCCCGGGCTGTACGACCGCCTGATCGCCAACCGTCCCGAAGAAAATGTCCGTCCGAAATCGGTGGAGTTGGTTTCGTTGCTGAAAACCGGCAACATGGATTACGCCTGGGAGTACCGCTCTGTAGCCGTTCAGCATGATCTGCAATTCGTGACGCTGGACGACCATATCAACCTCGGGAATTACAAATTCGATCCTTTCTATAAACAGGCCAAGGTTGAAGTCAGCGGCGAAGAGCCGGGCGAAACCATGTTTCGCACCGGCAAGTCTATCACGTATGGCATCACCATGACCGATGATGCCCCGAATCCTGAAGCCGCGACAGCCTTTTTGGAATACCTGTTTTCCAAAGAGGGCGGACTCAAAGTCCTCAAGGAACTCGGCCAGCCCCCCTTTGTCCCGGCCCGTGTGCCGAGCCAAAAGATGTACGACATCCTGCCCACATCCCTGCAGGACAAGGTTGTGGTCAAACAATAA
- a CDS encoding ABC transporter permease produces MLKRDPFSLAVGFSGSTILLFILLPLLQMVVQPSLPDMAETIRDPAVRKAIGLSLFTSGMAAVIALVLGTPLAYILARKDFWGKRVVESVIDLPIMIPHPVIGIAILSLAGRGHWLGDVLQALGVKLMGTTTGIVVVLTFVGVPFYVNAAKAGFEVVPARLEHVARTLGASRSSAFYRVTLPLAFRSLLAGTIMCMARAISEFGAVVIVAYHPMVAPVLIYERFTAYGLKYSQPVAVWLILVSLFLFLLLRIVTARGGGMAGRSGPNLGGRA; encoded by the coding sequence ATGCTGAAACGCGATCCATTTTCCCTCGCTGTCGGGTTTTCCGGAAGCACGATCCTGCTGTTTATCCTCCTGCCTCTGCTTCAGATGGTCGTGCAGCCGTCATTGCCGGATATGGCCGAAACCATTCGTGACCCCGCGGTGCGCAAAGCCATTGGTCTGAGCCTGTTCACCTCCGGGATGGCGGCGGTGATTGCCTTGGTTCTTGGCACGCCGCTGGCTTATATTCTGGCCCGCAAGGATTTCTGGGGCAAACGGGTGGTGGAGAGCGTCATTGATCTCCCGATTATGATCCCGCATCCGGTTATTGGCATTGCCATTTTGAGTCTGGCCGGACGGGGCCATTGGCTCGGGGATGTGCTCCAAGCACTGGGCGTTAAGCTTATGGGGACGACCACGGGGATTGTCGTCGTTTTGACCTTCGTCGGCGTGCCCTTTTACGTCAACGCTGCCAAGGCCGGGTTTGAGGTTGTGCCCGCCCGCCTGGAGCATGTGGCTCGAACACTGGGCGCGAGCCGGAGCAGCGCCTTTTATCGGGTGACTCTGCCATTGGCGTTTCGCAGCCTGCTTGCAGGGACAATCATGTGCATGGCTCGGGCAATCAGTGAATTTGGAGCAGTTGTCATCGTTGCGTATCATCCGATGGTCGCTCCGGTGCTGATTTATGAACGATTCACTGCTTATGGGCTCAAGTATTCTCAGCCGGTGGCGGTCTGGCTTATTCTGGTTTCCCTGTTCCTTTTCCTGTTGCTGCGCATTGTGACTGCCAGAGGGGGAGGAATGGCTGGACGCAGTGGTCCGAATCTCGGGGGGCGGGCATGA
- a CDS encoding ABC transporter ATP-binding protein yields MIEVQNLDVRLPGFALENISLCVPQGAFGALIGPTGSGKSILLEALAGLQPVKRGQIFNHRGEITRLPPERRGFGLVYQDAALFPHLNVRENLLFARRYTDLAKAEVVREMNELSERLGITHLLQRDVRTLSGGETQRVALVRALLVRPSVLLLDEPLSALDPVFREEIQYLLQRLHQEMGLTMLMVTHNFEEVVMLAEQVAVIHQGRFLQKGAVQEVFTTPRSPFVARFVGMKNLLAATPTQDGVLVAGHVVRTIGPGRETNNQVLGIRPEDVLLAPPHPGAPSSNAYPGSISAVTYHGVHCAVRVECALGEVTAHLSPREYRELGCSPGDAVTVILPAEKLCSIPA; encoded by the coding sequence ATGATCGAGGTCCAGAATCTTGATGTGCGTTTGCCCGGCTTTGCCCTGGAGAATATTTCGCTTTGTGTGCCGCAAGGCGCATTTGGTGCGCTGATCGGACCGACCGGTTCCGGCAAGTCCATCCTCCTGGAGGCTTTGGCCGGCCTGCAACCTGTGAAACGGGGCCAGATATTCAACCATCGGGGCGAGATTACCAGGCTACCTCCGGAACGGCGCGGCTTCGGTCTGGTGTACCAGGACGCGGCCTTGTTCCCCCACCTCAACGTCCGCGAGAATCTTCTTTTTGCACGGCGCTACACGGATCTTGCCAAGGCTGAAGTCGTCCGGGAAATGAACGAACTCAGCGAACGCCTGGGGATCACCCATTTGCTCCAGCGCGATGTCCGGACCCTCAGCGGCGGAGAGACCCAACGGGTGGCTCTGGTTCGGGCCCTGCTCGTGCGTCCCTCGGTGCTGCTTCTGGATGAGCCGCTTTCCGCCCTGGATCCGGTTTTTCGTGAAGAAATCCAGTACTTGTTGCAGCGCCTGCATCAGGAGATGGGGTTGACCATGCTCATGGTGACCCACAATTTCGAGGAAGTCGTCATGCTGGCCGAGCAGGTCGCCGTCATCCATCAAGGGCGGTTTTTGCAAAAAGGGGCGGTTCAGGAGGTGTTCACCACGCCTCGTTCCCCTTTTGTGGCCCGCTTCGTGGGCATGAAAAACCTGCTTGCCGCAACACCGACGCAGGACGGAGTCCTAGTCGCAGGGCACGTGGTCCGCACGATTGGGCCCGGTCGCGAGACGAACAACCAGGTCCTCGGCATCCGTCCGGAAGACGTTCTGCTTGCCCCTCCCCATCCCGGCGCCCCAAGTTCCAATGCCTACCCGGGAAGCATCAGCGCGGTTACGTATCATGGGGTCCATTGTGCGGTCAGGGTCGAGTGCGCCCTGGGCGAAGTGACCGCGCATCTCAGTCCCCGGGAATACAGAGAACTCGGGTGCTCCCCCGGGGATGCGGTTACGGTTATTTTGCCCGCTGAAAAACTTTGTTCCATCCCTGCCTGA
- a CDS encoding RnfABCDGE type electron transport complex subunit C, with the protein MKGETFAGGLRWPASDAGVTESFLTVPLAEKLVVPMGQHDGTPLKAGVKKKAELQGGDLLGESETLCLYSPAAGSVTDVIKQFPKLDGTVVPAVAIARGEAESSPVVPLEGDAPSELAAKAGIVDSGRSPEPLSTKLMRAKEKGCSTLLINGVEWEAVLSSKRSLMRAFPEEIAQGIGVLKDAIGAETVMLAVSTGAEAAAKGVAEAGEGIEVTPLPQKHPQSLDELLVKGLWGKEIPAGRKADDLGILVLDLETALHTKRAVVDKQACQYRYITVTGTAVPETTNVAVPLGTPVREVLRFCKIDPTRVAKIAVGGPLMGPPLPDLDMPVTWETNGLYVLDRDHVGGGALPEDCFKCGACVRVCPMNLMPFLIAGFSQADSFDLAENNSILSCVECGCCAYVCPAQIPMVQWIQLGKSEIRAERSSE; encoded by the coding sequence ATGAAAGGTGAAACTTTTGCCGGAGGCTTGCGTTGGCCAGCCAGCGACGCCGGCGTGACGGAATCGTTTCTGACGGTTCCCCTTGCCGAAAAGCTGGTCGTCCCTATGGGACAGCACGATGGGACTCCTCTCAAGGCCGGGGTCAAGAAAAAGGCGGAACTTCAAGGTGGAGATCTCCTTGGAGAAAGTGAGACCCTGTGCCTGTATTCCCCGGCGGCCGGTTCGGTCACGGACGTCATCAAACAGTTCCCCAAATTAGACGGCACAGTCGTTCCGGCGGTGGCTATCGCGCGGGGAGAGGCTGAATCCAGCCCAGTTGTTCCCCTCGAAGGGGACGCCCCCTCGGAGTTGGCTGCCAAGGCTGGCATTGTTGACAGTGGCCGGAGCCCGGAACCGTTGTCGACGAAATTGATGCGGGCCAAGGAAAAAGGCTGCTCGACATTGCTTATAAACGGTGTGGAGTGGGAAGCGGTCCTGAGCAGCAAACGGAGCCTCATGCGCGCTTTTCCTGAGGAAATCGCTCAGGGAATTGGTGTCTTGAAGGACGCGATCGGCGCTGAGACCGTGATGCTGGCTGTCAGCACGGGCGCGGAGGCCGCCGCAAAGGGGGTTGCCGAGGCTGGAGAGGGTATTGAGGTGACGCCATTGCCTCAGAAGCACCCGCAGAGCCTTGATGAATTGCTTGTCAAAGGACTTTGGGGCAAGGAAATCCCGGCCGGGCGCAAGGCAGATGATCTCGGGATACTGGTTTTGGACCTTGAAACCGCCTTGCACACCAAGCGGGCCGTGGTTGACAAACAGGCATGCCAGTACCGGTATATCACGGTGACCGGCACTGCTGTTCCGGAAACAACAAATGTGGCCGTGCCCCTGGGGACTCCCGTGCGCGAGGTGCTGCGTTTTTGCAAGATTGACCCCACTCGGGTAGCCAAGATCGCTGTTGGTGGGCCGCTTATGGGGCCGCCTCTGCCGGATCTGGATATGCCGGTGACATGGGAAACCAACGGCTTGTATGTTTTAGACCGAGACCATGTCGGCGGCGGGGCGTTGCCGGAAGATTGTTTCAAATGCGGAGCGTGCGTCCGTGTCTGCCCGATGAATCTCATGCCGTTTCTCATAGCCGGGTTTTCCCAGGCGGACAGTTTTGATCTGGCTGAGAACAACAGCATATTGAGCTGTGTCGAGTGCGGCTGTTGCGCCTATGTCTGTCCTGCGCAGATCCCCATGGTCCAATGGATTCAGCTGGGTAAATCCGAGATCAGAGCTGAAAGGAGCAGTGAATGA
- a CDS encoding RnfABCDGE type electron transport complex subunit D has protein sequence MNTPELVVSAVPHAHSGNTLQKMMRQILLALIPALLIGVAYYGFGVVQVAAIAVVSALVWQVLLQKAMHKPVCLANMTTVVSALLLAMIMPPGLPWWAVCVGTLTMVLLGMEIYGGYGNNPFNGVLIAWVVLQISFPAAMSSWAYPPGELMTINTPLQVLQEDGPFFVNEFFSFSDLLMGRTVGFAGQTSALFLLLGGLFLLYRRVITWHIPVSFLAGVVAFAGLFWAINAEAHASPLFHLVAGGTMISAFFLATDFPSSPVTKTGMLLYGFSAGVLTVVIRIWGQWPDGAFFAVFLMSMLTPLLDKIAPRVYGR, from the coding sequence ATGAACACTCCGGAACTTGTCGTCTCCGCCGTTCCCCATGCCCACAGCGGCAACACCCTGCAGAAGATGATGCGGCAGATCCTTCTGGCGCTGATTCCGGCTTTGCTTATAGGTGTGGCCTATTATGGGTTCGGCGTGGTTCAGGTGGCAGCCATAGCGGTTGTGTCGGCCTTGGTCTGGCAGGTGCTTTTACAAAAAGCCATGCATAAGCCGGTCTGTCTTGCCAATATGACTACAGTGGTCTCTGCGCTTTTGCTGGCCATGATCATGCCCCCGGGATTGCCCTGGTGGGCCGTCTGCGTCGGGACCCTGACCATGGTCTTGCTGGGTATGGAAATCTACGGCGGATACGGCAACAACCCGTTCAACGGCGTATTGATCGCCTGGGTCGTGCTCCAGATTTCTTTTCCCGCAGCGATGTCTTCATGGGCCTACCCCCCTGGGGAATTGATGACCATCAATACCCCGCTTCAGGTCCTCCAGGAAGACGGGCCGTTTTTTGTCAATGAATTTTTCAGTTTTTCCGATCTGCTTATGGGCCGCACAGTGGGCTTTGCCGGGCAGACTTCGGCCCTGTTTCTCCTGCTGGGCGGGTTGTTTCTGCTCTACCGCCGAGTGATCACCTGGCATATTCCGGTCAGCTTTTTGGCTGGGGTGGTGGCTTTCGCCGGGCTGTTTTGGGCGATCAATGCTGAGGCCCATGCCTCGCCGCTTTTCCATCTCGTGGCCGGCGGGACCATGATCTCGGCCTTTTTCCTGGCCACGGATTTTCCGTCCTCCCCGGTGACCAAAACGGGCATGCTGCTTTACGGCTTTAGCGCCGGGGTGTTGACCGTGGTCATCCGTATCTGGGGACAATGGCCGGATGGAGCCTTTTTTGCGGTCTTTTTGATGAGCATGCTCACACCGCTTTTGGATAAAATCGCGCCGCGAGTTTACGGGAGGTAG
- the rnfG gene encoding RnfABCDGE type electron transport complex subunit G yields the protein MSVREILRMMLVLTVVTAVCGGGLSLVKMATEGQIQYQKLKNVKEPALKQVLSGYTNDPLTDRKEIVVGEDERGTPIKRPVFYAKKDGTLISVALEAYGGGYDGDIGVMVAFDPDEDTLEGVAVTTHTETPGIGSKVKEDPGFAKQFEGKSIDQSFAPGSGTVDAISGATFSSHGVMKAVDKAIEIYKANKSKILG from the coding sequence GTGTCAGTACGTGAAATTCTCCGCATGATGCTGGTACTCACGGTGGTCACCGCCGTTTGCGGCGGCGGCTTATCCTTGGTCAAAATGGCTACAGAGGGACAAATTCAGTACCAGAAGTTGAAGAACGTCAAGGAACCGGCACTGAAACAGGTTCTGTCCGGCTATACGAACGATCCCTTGACGGATCGCAAGGAAATAGTTGTTGGCGAGGACGAACGGGGCACGCCCATCAAACGTCCGGTTTTTTATGCCAAAAAAGATGGGACCCTTATTTCCGTGGCCCTGGAAGCCTATGGCGGCGGCTATGACGGCGATATTGGCGTGATGGTGGCCTTTGACCCGGATGAGGATACTTTGGAGGGGGTTGCCGTGACCACCCATACCGAGACTCCCGGTATTGGGAGCAAGGTCAAGGAGGACCCCGGCTTCGCCAAGCAGTTCGAGGGCAAGTCCATCGATCAGAGCTTTGCGCCTGGCAGCGGCACCGTCGATGCCATCTCCGGAGCGACATTCTCGTCGCATGGGGTGATGAAGGCCGTGGATAAAGCGATAGAAATCTACAAAGCCAATAAGTCGAAGATCCTCGGTTAG
- the rsxE gene encoding electron transport complex subunit RsxE, whose amino-acid sequence MASVVQEFKKGLWAELPPFRVVLGLCPVLAVTSGVASALGFGCGLLFVITMSSVLVSLLRNVIPDKVRVPVFISIIASGVIIVERVMHAYFYGIYEILGIWIPLIVVNCLILGRSEAFARKNPVHLAAADALGMGTGFTLSLVVLSSFREIVGAGTWFGAQVMPGWYLGFEFLVRPPGAFVCLGIMLGLINVISARLDARKTA is encoded by the coding sequence ATGGCGAGTGTGGTGCAAGAATTCAAAAAAGGACTCTGGGCGGAGTTGCCGCCGTTTCGGGTCGTTCTCGGGCTGTGCCCGGTCTTGGCCGTGACCAGCGGTGTCGCGTCCGCCCTCGGCTTCGGTTGCGGCTTGTTGTTCGTTATTACAATGAGCAGCGTGCTGGTCTCCCTGTTGCGCAATGTTATTCCGGACAAGGTGCGCGTTCCGGTTTTTATCAGTATCATCGCCTCCGGGGTTATTATTGTTGAACGGGTGATGCATGCCTATTTTTACGGCATTTATGAAATCTTGGGCATCTGGATTCCATTGATCGTTGTCAACTGCCTCATCCTGGGGCGGTCCGAGGCGTTTGCCCGGAAAAATCCCGTCCACTTGGCAGCGGCCGATGCTTTGGGCATGGGCACGGGGTTCACCCTTTCCCTGGTCGTGTTGTCCTCATTTCGGGAAATTGTCGGTGCCGGGACATGGTTCGGGGCGCAGGTCATGCCGGGATGGTATCTTGGTTTCGAGTTTCTCGTTCGGCCTCCCGGTGCCTTTGTGTGCTTGGGGATTATGCTGGGCTTGATCAATGTCATTTCCGCACGGCTTGATGCCAGGAAGACCGCCTAA
- the rsxA gene encoding electron transport complex subunit RsxA, whose product MQEYLLMIVSAVFINNIILLQFLGLCPFVGVSNKMDSAIGMSAAAMFVNVLASSICWIIQKYVLVPLDLVYLQTLAFIVVIATLVQLVEIVLQKIAPPLYRSLGIYLPLITTNCMIFGVAVLNIREEHTFMQAVVYAFSTALGFSLVLIFMAGLRERFTISRIPQAMQGFPIALVTACMMGLAFFGLIGLA is encoded by the coding sequence ATGCAAGAATACCTTTTGATGATCGTATCCGCGGTCTTCATCAACAATATCATCCTGTTGCAGTTTCTCGGACTGTGCCCGTTCGTGGGTGTGTCCAACAAAATGGACTCCGCAATCGGGATGTCTGCTGCGGCCATGTTCGTTAACGTTCTGGCCAGTTCCATCTGCTGGATTATCCAAAAATATGTGCTCGTCCCGTTGGATCTCGTGTATTTACAGACCTTGGCCTTTATTGTGGTCATCGCCACACTGGTCCAATTGGTTGAGATTGTCCTGCAGAAAATTGCGCCGCCATTGTACCGGTCTCTCGGTATTTATCTGCCGCTGATCACCACGAACTGCATGATCTTCGGTGTGGCCGTCCTCAATATCCGTGAAGAACATACCTTTATGCAGGCCGTGGTGTATGCCTTTTCCACAGCACTTGGCTTCAGCCTGGTGTTGATCTTTATGGCCGGACTGCGCGAGCGGTTTACCATCTCGCGGATACCCCAGGCGATGCAGGGGTTTCCTATCGCGTTGGTGACGGCCTGTATGATGGGTTTGGCATTCTTCGGCTTAATCGGTTTGGCCTAA
- a CDS encoding RnfABCDGE type electron transport complex subunit B, whose protein sequence is MGTITAILAMAGLGLGLSAVLGVAAKVFYVYVDPRIEQVADCLPGANCGGCGYAGCSDYAAAVVRGEVEANKCTAGGEATCTAICECLGLEAAMGERQIAKIFCVGTRDAAKSKFVYDGIEDCRAAARLAGGDKACSWGCLGLGTCVKNCPFDAMYMQDNGLPGVDPVKCTGCGKCVEICPRDIPKLTPESQSTACLCCSHDMGKVVKSVCSAGCIGCSKCKKECPEEAITMDNFLAVVDPAKCTGCGACIEVCPTGVMRSLLPEGQHPMHAVQSETASETQEEQV, encoded by the coding sequence ATGGGTACCATAACTGCGATTTTGGCCATGGCCGGTTTGGGACTGGGCCTGAGCGCTGTGCTCGGTGTGGCGGCCAAAGTCTTTTATGTCTACGTGGATCCGCGTATCGAACAGGTTGCTGACTGCCTGCCTGGAGCGAATTGCGGGGGCTGCGGGTATGCGGGATGCAGCGACTATGCAGCGGCGGTTGTCCGTGGCGAGGTCGAAGCCAATAAATGCACTGCCGGCGGAGAGGCGACCTGCACGGCCATCTGTGAATGCCTCGGTCTCGAGGCGGCCATGGGGGAACGGCAGATCGCCAAGATCTTTTGCGTAGGCACTCGCGATGCCGCGAAAAGCAAGTTCGTTTACGACGGCATCGAGGATTGCCGGGCTGCCGCCCGACTTGCCGGTGGGGATAAGGCATGTTCCTGGGGCTGCCTGGGACTGGGCACCTGCGTGAAGAATTGTCCGTTTGACGCTATGTACATGCAGGACAACGGACTGCCGGGAGTCGATCCCGTCAAATGTACTGGGTGCGGCAAATGCGTTGAGATCTGCCCGCGCGACATCCCGAAGTTGACTCCAGAATCCCAATCGACCGCGTGTCTGTGTTGCTCCCACGACATGGGCAAAGTGGTGAAAAGCGTTTGCAGTGCCGGGTGTATCGGGTGTTCCAAATGCAAGAAAGAGTGCCCGGAAGAGGCCATCACCATGGACAACTTCCTCGCAGTGGTCGATCCGGCAAAATGTACCGGTTGCGGTGCCTGTATCGAGGTCTGTCCCACGGGCGTGATGCGCAGTTTGCTCCCGGAAGGGCAGCACCCGATGCATGCCGTTCAATCCGAAACGGCCTCTGAAACCCAGGAGGAACAGGTATGA
- a CDS encoding universal stress protein → MKLLVAVDPSDYALKIARYVAAVARPDVAVTLFSVLPSVSSKMERELYHPLFAEKMGVLKGLDAQQEQILTKTMEECTKILQQSGIQNVESVTEKKRQGVARDIMAKAESENYDTVVVGKRGLSAASAFVLGSVSQKVVNNLKNVTVWVIE, encoded by the coding sequence ATGAAGCTCCTCGTCGCCGTCGACCCCTCCGACTATGCATTGAAAATCGCGCGATACGTCGCTGCGGTGGCGCGTCCCGATGTGGCAGTGACCCTGTTTTCCGTGTTGCCGAGTGTTTCGTCCAAGATGGAGCGTGAACTCTACCATCCCTTGTTCGCCGAGAAGATGGGGGTTTTAAAGGGGCTGGACGCCCAGCAGGAGCAGATCCTGACCAAGACCATGGAGGAGTGCACCAAAATCCTGCAGCAATCCGGCATCCAGAATGTGGAGTCTGTGACCGAGAAGAAGCGTCAGGGTGTTGCCAGGGATATTATGGCCAAAGCCGAGAGTGAAAACTACGATACGGTTGTGGTCGGCAAACGGGGCCTGTCCGCCGCCTCGGCATTCGTCCTGGGGAGTGTGTCGCAGAAAGTGGTCAACAACCTCAAAAACGTCACGGTCTGGGTCATTGAATAA
- a CDS encoding SoxR reducing system RseC family protein yields MVERLGPQTVQVKVDKNDACKGCSMRCTCNPVGTQKMAFSAHDAFQAQVGDEVDVAFEATGRKLAMAVLYGVPLLAFLLGAIIGNELALFGSADLSGVVLSLTATLAAFIGIRWYSRNRLESDAEYRPVVIERYPSPPKTTEDEAPIAS; encoded by the coding sequence GTGGTCGAGCGTCTTGGACCGCAAACAGTCCAGGTCAAGGTGGATAAAAACGATGCCTGCAAGGGGTGCTCAATGCGGTGCACTTGCAACCCCGTCGGCACGCAGAAAATGGCCTTTTCCGCCCATGATGCCTTCCAGGCCCAGGTCGGCGATGAGGTCGACGTGGCCTTTGAAGCAACGGGCCGCAAACTGGCCATGGCCGTTTTATATGGCGTTCCGCTTCTGGCATTTTTACTGGGCGCGATTATCGGCAATGAGTTGGCGCTTTTTGGCAGCGCTGACCTTTCAGGAGTGGTTTTAAGCCTTACCGCAACCTTGGCGGCCTTTATCGGGATCCGGTGGTACAGCAGAAATCGCCTCGAATCTGACGCGGAGTATCGGCCGGTGGTTATCGAGCGATATCCAAGCCCCCCAAAAACCACGGAAGACGAGGCGCCCATCGCGTCCTGA